The genome window CACGCGGTCTCTGGGCATATCTCGACTCTAGTATCGACCCCAAGAAATCCAATCCAATTTCACTCTACGCTTGTTTGCTCACTGGATACACTagcgccttgagcttctcTGTAAGTCTGGCTATGATGGATTGAACTAACGCCCAGGCCTGTTTTATCTGGTACGTAGGTTCAAGAGGATAGATCACGCCATCGCGCCATCACTTCCCATCACATCTCACATGGCCATCACACTTCTTATCGCCATCCACCCTGGTTGATTTTTCGGCCCGAGTGGCGCACTGGCTTGACGCCATCATCTTTTCTGAATGGAGACGGCACGGTACATGATCACCGCTGCCCATTTCTTACCCTTGCTGTTCCAATTTCAACCTCGCCCCTTGCCCCCTCGCCAATATttgctgaccccaggtgCGGCTTCCAAACCGGAAACGTGGCCATGTTGGGCATTGCTGTCGCGCGTACTTTTGACCCGGAATACGAACGTACATACCACTTTGAAAAGCCCGACCAACAAGCGGTTATCTCGgtcctcgccttcctgATCGGCACCTCGCTTGGACGTATCGGTGACCGCATGGGTGCGAGGAAGCGCTCATGGCTCATCCTCGGGACGTTCATTCAGTGCCTCTGCTGCCTCGCGGCCGCTCTCACTGCCCATTACTCTGGCGAGGGACCATACGCAACGTGAGTCTGTCTCTTGGCGCTGCGTGGGCGGCTGGCTGCGGAGATGCCCACTGCGCCCACTGCATCCGCTTCCGCTGTCGGAGATCACCGAGCCGTTGGTGCTTTCTACCTGAATTGGCACCTCCACAATCCCACAATCCTCATTTGTCCAACGCTGATACCAGTTCCCGCTGGGGCCCGTCCTGGGCGACACCGCTCGGCCTGACCTGTCTCGCGTTCCTCTCGGCCTCCCTTGGTCTCCAGGGTATCATGGGCAAGCGCGTCGGCTCGCCCATGAACACGACGGTTGTGCTCACGACGACGTGGGTCGAGATCTTCAACgaccccctcctcctcagcctgAAGAAGCAGACTGGCCGCGACGTCCGTATTGGGGGCGTGCTTGCACTGCTGTTTGGCGCATTCCTCAGTCGCGCACTCACAAACGCTTGCAATGGTGCGGCGGGTGCGATCGGAtgcctcgccgcgctccgCATGATCCAGCTCGTGTGGTGGCTCTTTGTGCCATCTCCTCCTGAGGCGTAGGCGTAGGCGTAACATGCGTAGGAGGCGTAAGATCGGGATGTGCTAGAGGCAAGGGGGGCATAGAGGAGATCTAGAGCGGTAGAACACTGTTGTTGGGGAGGACATTAATCATAGCATAGACATGCATTTACATTGCGGCAGGCCAGAGGTCGGAATACGTCTCGTAAACGTGTAGTGCTCACGCAGTGGAGTTGAACAGCGCTACTGCAGATCCCTCGTATCTTCTCACAGCACTGTTCTGAAGAGTTGGACACTACGCAGCGCAACTCGTCACCCAAAACCTCGACCTTTGTTCAGCTGAGAGACGCTCCAGCACGGCGCCAGACACATATTCATCTGACCAGCAAGCACTCTCCTTCCTGGCACCGCTGCTCTGTCCTCGCCAGAGAGCCCAGAGAGCGCGATCGCCCTGCCCCTAACCACCCGTCTAGTCATTAATGCATACAATAATCTAAACCTTGAGTTGCGCAGCCTTATCGGCAACGTCGTCAACAggctcaacctcgacagGCTCAACCCCCTGCTCATCACGGGAcggcacctcctcctcggcagccacACCAGCAGTCATGcgtacctcgtcgtcatcgccctcgATTTTCCAGATATATCCCTCGATCCAGCCCGCGACCTcttccttgccctcgcccgAGAACAGGGCTTCCGCAAAGGCGTCGCGTCCCGCGCCGTTGCATTGCTTCTGTCAGCATCCATCATCCAAAGAAGCCCCATATGACATCAACATACCTTGAGGACCTGGATGCCGCCACCGTTGGTGTCGGGGACATCAACAAGCGCCTGGACGCAGGCAACGTGGTTGTTCAGCACAGCCCAGTGCACGGCCGGAGAACCGGCCTCGTTCTTGGCGGAAATTAGGGCGGGGAGAGCAGAAGCGGGGACattggcgaggatgagcttgacgacG of Cutaneotrichosporon cavernicola HIS019 DNA, chromosome: 4 contains these proteins:
- a CDS encoding uncharacterized protein (Protein of unknown function (DUF1275)); translation: MSGSDKTDVELASPKAPRGLWAYLDSSIDPKKSNPISLYACLLTGYTSALSFSACFIWCGFQTGNVAMLGIAVARTFDPEYERTYHFEKPDQQAVISVLAFLIGTSLGRIGDRMGARKRSWLILGTFIQCLCCLAAALTAHYSGEGPYATSRWGPSWATPLGLTCLAFLSASLGLQGIMGKRVGSPMNTTVVLTTTWVEIFNDPLLLSLKKQTGRDVRIGGVLALLFGAFLSRALTNACNGAAGAIGCLAALRMIQLVWWLFVPSPPEA
- the YAR1 gene encoding uncharacterized protein (Cytoplasm protein) — protein: MAPTPDEFEDLVLSARYGDLEDVQAFADAYGWGAVSSARDDRGNSVLHMACGNGHLDVVKLILANVPASALPALISAKNEAGSPAVHWAVLNNHVACVQALVDVPDTNGGGIQVLKQCNGAGRDAFAEALFSGEGKEEVAGWIEGYIWKIEGDDDEVRMTAGVAAEEEVPSRDEQGVEPVEVEPVDDVADKAAQLKV